One Cellulomonas sp. Y8 DNA segment encodes these proteins:
- a CDS encoding LacI family DNA-binding transcriptional regulator — MAHGIVDVARAAGVSTATVSRALRGLPNVTAATRERVRRAADELGYVPSPSASSLASGRTRTIGLITPWVAHWFFANVIEGAERALRVEDFDALLYTFEVSREVRRLRLDPDVLRRRVDGVLVVGLPLEAEEVALLDELGYPLVFVGAGAPGHVTVGLDDVGTARRAAAHLADLGHTVIAHLSGEPDDTLPWSPAVRRAEGWRAELAARGLATEGLEVHGHFDVRGGRASMHALLDRRPDVTAVFAASDEMAMGALLALRDRGLRVPEDVSVVGVDGHDMGEHLGLTTMVQNAQEQGVTAASMLLEMITGAPVPEEVVFPTVLVERGSTARPWGRTGTSRNRADRAST, encoded by the coding sequence ATGGCGCACGGCATCGTCGACGTGGCCCGGGCTGCCGGGGTGTCCACCGCGACCGTGTCGCGCGCGCTGCGCGGCCTGCCGAACGTCACCGCGGCCACGCGCGAGCGGGTGCGCCGGGCCGCCGACGAGCTGGGGTACGTGCCGTCGCCGTCCGCCTCGTCGCTCGCCTCCGGGCGGACGCGGACGATCGGCCTCATCACGCCGTGGGTCGCGCACTGGTTCTTCGCCAACGTCATCGAGGGCGCGGAGCGGGCGCTGCGGGTCGAGGACTTCGACGCGCTGCTCTACACGTTCGAGGTGTCCCGGGAGGTCCGGCGGCTGCGGCTGGACCCGGACGTCCTGCGCCGCCGCGTCGACGGCGTCCTCGTCGTGGGGCTCCCGCTCGAGGCGGAGGAGGTCGCGCTGCTCGACGAGCTCGGCTACCCGCTGGTGTTCGTCGGCGCGGGCGCGCCGGGCCACGTGACCGTCGGCCTGGACGACGTCGGCACCGCGCGCCGCGCGGCCGCGCACCTGGCGGACCTCGGCCACACGGTGATCGCGCATCTGTCGGGGGAGCCGGACGACACCCTGCCGTGGTCGCCGGCCGTGCGCCGGGCCGAGGGCTGGCGCGCCGAGCTGGCCGCGCGAGGGCTGGCGACCGAGGGTCTCGAGGTGCACGGGCACTTCGACGTCCGGGGCGGCCGCGCGTCGATGCACGCGCTGCTGGACCGGCGCCCCGACGTGACGGCGGTGTTCGCGGCGTCGGACGAGATGGCGATGGGCGCGCTGCTGGCGCTGCGGGACCGCGGCCTGCGGGTGCCCGAGGACGTGTCGGTCGTCGGGGTCGACGGGCACGACATGGGGGAGCACCTGGGGCTGACCACGATGGTGCAGAACGCGCAGGAGCAGGGGGTCACCGCGGCGTCGATGCTGCTGGAGATGATCACCGGCGCGCCGGTCCCGGAGGAGGTCGTGTTCCCGACGGTGCTGGTCGAGCGCGGGTCGACGGCGAGGCCATGGGGACGAACCGGGACGAGCCGGAATCGGGCCGACCGCGCGTCCACGTGA
- a CDS encoding HAD family hydrolase — protein sequence MTHPRTAAGTLVALDVDGTLLSYDGAVSPAVREAVAAVRDAGAHVVLATGRGVRSAVPVATDLGITTGWVVCSNGAVTARLDPGAPQGYEVTSTTTFDPEPALRVLQAELPDALFAVEDLGHGFRVSRPFPDHELTGDQTVLPFDELVAQPATRVVVRDPGSTPEEFRELVERVGLHQVSYAVGWSAWLDLTPGGVSKASALEELRRDLGVEPFATVAVGDGGNDVEMLRWAARGVAMGHAPEFVRLAADEVTGTVEDDGVVAVLRTVGHAPA from the coding sequence ATGACGCACCCGCGCACGGCGGCCGGCACCCTCGTCGCCCTCGACGTCGACGGCACGCTGCTGTCCTACGACGGCGCGGTGTCGCCCGCCGTGCGCGAGGCCGTGGCCGCGGTCCGCGACGCGGGCGCCCACGTCGTCCTCGCGACCGGCCGCGGCGTGCGCAGCGCGGTGCCGGTGGCCACCGACCTCGGGATCACGACCGGCTGGGTCGTGTGCTCGAACGGCGCCGTGACCGCGCGCCTCGACCCGGGGGCGCCGCAGGGCTACGAGGTCACGAGCACCACCACCTTCGACCCCGAGCCCGCGCTCCGCGTGCTGCAGGCCGAGCTGCCCGACGCGCTGTTCGCCGTCGAGGACCTGGGCCACGGCTTCCGGGTGTCCCGGCCGTTCCCGGACCACGAGCTCACCGGCGACCAGACGGTGCTGCCGTTCGACGAGCTCGTCGCGCAGCCCGCCACCCGCGTCGTCGTGCGGGACCCGGGCAGCACCCCCGAGGAGTTCCGCGAGCTCGTCGAGCGCGTCGGCCTGCACCAGGTGTCCTACGCGGTCGGCTGGAGCGCGTGGCTCGACCTGACCCCCGGCGGCGTCTCCAAGGCGAGCGCCCTGGAGGAGCTGCGCCGCGACCTGGGCGTCGAGCCGTTCGCGACCGTCGCGGTCGGCGACGGCGGCAACGACGTCGAGATGCTCCGCTGGGCCGCGCGCGGCGTCGCGATGGGGCACGCGCCCGAGTTCGTGCGGCTCGCGGCCGACGAGGTCACGGGCACGGTCGAGGACGACGGCGTGGTCGCCGTGCTGCGGACCGTCGGGCACGCGCCGGCCTGA
- the serS gene encoding serine--tRNA ligase has protein sequence MIDLKLLRQDPDVVRASQVARGDDPALVDQVLDADARRRAALTDFESLRAEQKALGKKVASAQGEEKQSLLAHAKQLAEQVKALQADADAADELATELARRIGNVVEEGVPAGGEDDYVVLRHEGTPRDFAAEYGAEFAVRDHLELGEGLRAIDTERGAKVSGARFYYLTGIGARLELALLNAAVDLALRSGFTPVITPTLVKPEVMAGTGFLGAHADEIYRLEADDLYLVGTSEVALAGYHSGEILDLSGGPLRYAGWSACYRREAGSYGKDTRGIIRVHQFHKVEAFSYTTVEDAADEHRRILGWEEQMLRLVELPYRVIDTAAGDLGSSAARKFDCEAWLPSQERFLELTSTSNCTTFQARRLGVRERTADGEVRPVATLNGTLATTRWIVAILENHQQADGSVRVPEGLRPYLGGLEVLEPVGGGSR, from the coding sequence GTGATCGATCTCAAGCTGCTGCGCCAGGACCCGGACGTCGTGCGCGCGAGCCAGGTGGCCCGCGGCGACGACCCGGCCCTGGTGGACCAGGTGCTCGACGCGGACGCCCGGCGGCGCGCCGCGCTCACCGACTTCGAGAGCCTGCGCGCGGAGCAGAAGGCGCTCGGCAAGAAGGTCGCCTCCGCGCAGGGCGAGGAGAAGCAGTCCCTGCTCGCGCACGCGAAGCAGCTCGCGGAGCAGGTCAAGGCGCTGCAGGCCGACGCCGACGCCGCGGACGAGCTGGCGACCGAGCTGGCCCGGCGGATCGGGAACGTCGTCGAGGAGGGCGTCCCCGCCGGCGGCGAGGACGACTACGTGGTCCTGCGGCACGAGGGCACGCCCCGCGACTTCGCCGCGGAGTACGGCGCCGAGTTCGCCGTCCGCGACCACCTGGAGCTCGGCGAGGGCCTCCGCGCCATCGACACCGAGCGCGGCGCGAAGGTGTCCGGCGCCCGGTTCTACTACCTGACCGGCATCGGCGCCCGCCTGGAGCTCGCCCTGCTGAACGCGGCGGTCGACCTGGCGCTGAGGTCGGGCTTCACGCCGGTCATCACGCCGACGCTGGTCAAGCCCGAGGTCATGGCCGGCACCGGGTTCCTCGGCGCGCACGCGGACGAGATCTACCGCCTGGAGGCCGACGACCTGTACCTGGTCGGCACCTCCGAGGTCGCGCTCGCCGGCTACCACTCGGGCGAGATCCTCGACCTGTCGGGCGGCCCGCTGCGGTACGCCGGCTGGTCGGCCTGCTACCGGCGCGAGGCGGGGTCCTACGGCAAGGACACCCGCGGCATCATCCGGGTGCACCAGTTCCACAAGGTCGAGGCCTTCTCCTACACGACCGTCGAGGACGCCGCGGACGAGCACCGCCGGATCCTCGGCTGGGAGGAGCAGATGCTCCGCCTCGTCGAGCTGCCCTACCGGGTCATCGACACCGCCGCGGGCGACCTCGGGTCGAGCGCGGCCCGCAAGTTCGACTGCGAGGCGTGGCTGCCCAGCCAGGAGCGGTTCCTGGAGCTCACCTCGACCTCCAACTGCACGACGTTCCAGGCCCGCCGGCTCGGGGTGCGCGAGCGCACCGCCGACGGCGAGGTCCGGCCGGTCGCGACGCTGAACGGGACGCTCGCGACCACCCGGTGGATCGTCGCGATCCTCGAGAACCACCAGCAGGCCGACGGCTCGGTGCGGGTCCCGGAGGGCCTGCGGCCGTACCTCGGCGGCCTCGAGGTGCTGGAGCCCGTGGGAGGCGGATCCCGATGA
- a CDS encoding diacylglycerol kinase family protein — protein MRSLLIGNCGRLPGGITLLPDAVLDDGWLDVAAIDTRGGVAGWAQLFGEVVLQGVGVRSQLPAKIGRIDHARAREVHVEVSGGEYVQVDGDVIGQVTELSARVEPGALVVRVATA, from the coding sequence GTGCGCAGCCTGCTCATCGGCAACTGCGGCCGGCTGCCCGGCGGGATCACGCTGCTGCCGGACGCGGTGCTGGACGACGGCTGGCTCGACGTGGCGGCGATCGACACCCGCGGCGGCGTCGCGGGCTGGGCGCAGCTGTTCGGCGAGGTGGTGCTGCAGGGCGTCGGCGTCCGCAGCCAGCTGCCCGCGAAGATCGGCCGGATCGACCACGCCCGCGCCCGCGAGGTGCACGTCGAGGTGTCCGGCGGCGAGTACGTGCAGGTGGACGGCGACGTGATCGGCCAGGTCACCGAGCTGTCGGCGCGGGTCGAGCCGGGCGCGCTGGTCGTCCGGGTCGCGACGGCCTGA
- the pheA gene encoding prephenate dehydratase encodes MPRPRYAYLGPAGTFTEVALRQVAGPEEAEYLPQTDVVSAIEAVRSGEADHAVVAIESTIEGGVTATLDALAVGDPLVLQREVLVPVGFTLVGRPGVALAEVRRVAAHPHAWVQCRRWLGEHAPRAVHLPATSNTAPAALLAEAGAGADGGALGFDAALVPPAAPAHYGLEGQVLAEGVADNPNAVTRFVVVGRPGEVPPPTGADKTTLVVHLPSNEAGALLTMLEQFAARGVNLSRIESRPIGDSLGRYSFSMDAEGHISEERMGEAFMGLHRVCPHVRYLGSYPRADRRAADVHIGTADADFRTARDWLRSVRGGVSV; translated from the coding sequence ATGCCGCGTCCGCGCTACGCCTACCTCGGCCCCGCGGGCACGTTCACCGAGGTGGCCCTGCGCCAGGTCGCCGGCCCCGAGGAGGCGGAGTACCTCCCGCAGACCGACGTGGTCAGCGCGATCGAGGCGGTCCGGTCCGGCGAGGCCGACCACGCCGTGGTCGCGATCGAGAGCACCATCGAGGGCGGCGTCACCGCCACGCTCGACGCGCTCGCGGTGGGGGACCCGCTGGTGCTGCAGCGCGAGGTGCTCGTGCCCGTCGGCTTCACGCTGGTCGGGCGGCCGGGGGTGGCGCTCGCGGAGGTCCGCCGGGTGGCCGCCCACCCGCACGCCTGGGTGCAGTGCCGCCGCTGGCTCGGGGAGCACGCGCCGCGCGCCGTGCACCTGCCCGCGACGTCCAACACGGCGCCCGCCGCGCTGCTGGCCGAGGCCGGCGCCGGGGCGGACGGCGGCGCGCTGGGCTTCGACGCCGCGCTCGTGCCGCCCGCCGCGCCCGCGCACTACGGCCTCGAGGGCCAGGTGCTCGCCGAGGGCGTCGCGGACAACCCGAACGCCGTCACCCGGTTCGTCGTCGTCGGCCGCCCGGGGGAGGTCCCGCCGCCCACGGGCGCCGACAAGACCACCCTGGTCGTGCACCTGCCCAGCAACGAGGCCGGCGCGCTGCTGACGATGCTCGAGCAGTTCGCGGCCCGCGGCGTGAACCTGTCCCGGATCGAGTCCCGGCCGATCGGCGACTCGCTCGGGCGGTACTCGTTCTCGATGGACGCCGAGGGGCACATCTCCGAGGAGCGGATGGGCGAGGCGTTCATGGGCCTGCACCGGGTCTGCCCGCACGTGCGCTACCTGGGCTCCTACCCGCGGGCCGACCGGCGGGCCGCGGACGTGCACATCGGCACGGCGGACGCCGACTTCCGCACGGCCCGCGACTGGCTGCGCTCGGTGCGCGGGGGCGTGTCGGTCTGA
- a CDS encoding bifunctional diguanylate cyclase/phosphodiesterase — translation MQVDARGRARRRVRLVVAVLVPVGLALSLLASAFDAHQQQDRAEQATRADLAVSAEALVARLGGQVRVASTSASLLTPAAGASWDDAAAAWEGHLRVLAGVPALEADPAARPGSAPVLTSGVAWLPAPASPADRAGSVDLRPTGAVAVPGEVHVSRVVRLGSSSLLDALASGAGDADGPAAVAVALAAARDSGQPVLSAPYRATSPALDASDAGKLARAGAAQQAEAAIAVPVFDSPDAPGGEGERRRRLIGWTVTTFAVAPLLDAVTARPRDAAVVSDGGTVLGVLAEDGDARPAAGGRLAVTVPVAGRTWTLAAEPRDAVGPLAPLPLLGGAVLTALVVGLIASRAAAELRAVEVAADRTRALAARTRDLESITRNTPDALARVDGDARLRFVNAAMRRAARVTDADLGSRVGDLAGRSPVMDSVRALAHHMIAISEDRGVDGDADPRRLISMSAQVEGHWYEVRAVPERGPDGTVDSVLVVARDVTRFREAQDRLTHAATHDPLTGLANRDVARERAVAALATSRAGTALLLLDLDRFKLVNDSYGHVVGDQLLQRAAERVGADLPDRAVAARLGGDEFVVLLPDATTAVADDVALRLVAAFDEPFAVRGEEFAVGCSVGVVHAEPGQMAWDELLRCADVAMYRAKAAGGGCHQWYEDHGADRARQRLTMAADLRRAVEEGELSLVYQAEVDLVTGRVEGVEALMRWTSRTRGPVSPGEFIPVAEETGLIGELGAWALDRALAEVTAHNRSTGAGLRVWVNVSPRQFAAGQDRADLITLVVDLLAAYDAPASWLGIEVTESALADDARAVPMLRALRELGVGVAIDDFGTGYSSLSRLHDYPVTLLKIDQSFVQELGGSGAAGPRAAGVVEAVVALGRSLGADVIAEGVEDEARYAALRSLGCDLAQGYLFGRPCAFADAVRPVEVPGPVLPGMVGARLPGPR, via the coding sequence ATGCAGGTCGACGCGCGCGGTCGCGCCCGCAGGCGGGTGCGGCTGGTCGTGGCCGTGCTCGTGCCCGTCGGCCTGGCCCTGTCGCTGCTCGCCTCCGCGTTCGACGCGCACCAGCAGCAGGACCGCGCGGAGCAGGCGACGCGCGCCGACCTCGCCGTGTCGGCGGAGGCCCTGGTGGCGCGGCTCGGCGGCCAGGTCCGGGTGGCGTCCACGTCGGCGTCCCTCCTGACGCCCGCCGCGGGCGCGTCGTGGGACGACGCCGCCGCGGCGTGGGAGGGCCACCTGCGGGTGCTGGCGGGCGTGCCGGCTCTCGAGGCCGACCCCGCCGCGCGGCCGGGGTCCGCGCCGGTCCTCACCTCGGGCGTCGCGTGGCTCCCGGCGCCCGCGAGTCCGGCGGACCGCGCCGGGTCCGTCGACCTGCGGCCCACGGGGGCGGTGGCGGTGCCGGGGGAGGTGCACGTCTCCCGCGTCGTCCGGCTCGGGTCCTCCTCGCTGCTGGACGCGCTGGCGTCCGGCGCCGGCGACGCCGACGGGCCGGCGGCGGTCGCCGTCGCGCTCGCGGCCGCGCGCGACTCCGGCCAGCCGGTGCTGAGCGCGCCGTACCGGGCCACGTCGCCCGCGCTCGACGCCTCTGACGCGGGCAAGCTGGCGCGGGCGGGCGCCGCCCAGCAGGCCGAGGCCGCGATCGCGGTGCCCGTCTTCGACTCCCCGGACGCGCCGGGGGGCGAGGGCGAGCGCCGCCGCCGCCTGATCGGGTGGACCGTGACGACGTTCGCGGTCGCGCCGCTGCTCGACGCGGTGACCGCGCGGCCCCGTGACGCCGCCGTGGTCAGCGACGGGGGCACGGTCCTCGGCGTGCTCGCCGAGGACGGCGACGCCCGCCCCGCCGCGGGCGGCCGGCTCGCCGTGACGGTGCCGGTCGCGGGCCGGACCTGGACGCTCGCCGCGGAGCCGCGTGACGCGGTCGGACCGCTCGCCCCCCTCCCGCTGCTCGGGGGCGCGGTGCTGACCGCGCTCGTGGTCGGCCTGATCGCGTCGCGCGCCGCCGCGGAGCTCCGGGCGGTCGAGGTCGCAGCCGACCGCACCCGCGCGCTCGCCGCCCGGACCCGCGACCTCGAGTCGATCACCCGGAACACCCCGGACGCGCTCGCGCGGGTGGACGGCGACGCCCGCCTCCGGTTCGTCAACGCCGCCATGCGGCGCGCGGCCCGCGTGACGGACGCCGACCTCGGCTCCCGGGTCGGCGACCTCGCCGGCCGGTCCCCGGTCATGGACTCCGTGCGGGCGCTCGCGCACCACATGATCGCCATCTCCGAGGACCGCGGCGTCGACGGCGACGCGGACCCGCGCCGGCTGATCAGCATGTCCGCGCAGGTCGAGGGGCACTGGTACGAGGTCCGGGCGGTACCCGAGCGCGGGCCGGACGGCACGGTGGACTCGGTGCTGGTCGTGGCCCGGGACGTCACCCGGTTCCGCGAGGCGCAGGACCGGCTCACGCACGCGGCGACGCACGACCCGCTGACCGGGCTGGCGAACCGGGACGTCGCCCGGGAGCGGGCGGTCGCGGCGCTCGCGACCTCGCGGGCGGGGACGGCGCTGCTGCTGCTCGACCTGGACCGGTTCAAGCTCGTGAACGACTCCTACGGCCACGTGGTCGGGGACCAGCTGCTGCAGCGGGCCGCGGAGCGCGTCGGCGCCGACCTGCCGGACCGGGCGGTCGCGGCCCGGCTCGGGGGCGACGAGTTCGTCGTGCTGCTCCCCGACGCGACCACCGCCGTCGCCGACGACGTCGCTCTCCGGCTCGTCGCCGCCTTCGACGAGCCGTTCGCCGTCCGCGGCGAGGAGTTCGCGGTCGGCTGCTCGGTCGGGGTCGTGCACGCCGAGCCCGGCCAGATGGCCTGGGACGAGCTGCTCCGGTGCGCCGACGTGGCGATGTACCGGGCGAAGGCGGCGGGCGGCGGCTGCCACCAGTGGTACGAGGACCACGGTGCCGACCGCGCGCGGCAGCGGCTGACCATGGCCGCCGACCTGCGCCGCGCCGTCGAGGAGGGCGAGCTGTCCCTCGTCTACCAGGCGGAGGTGGACCTGGTCACCGGCCGGGTCGAGGGGGTCGAGGCGCTGATGCGCTGGACCAGCCGCACCCGCGGACCCGTCTCGCCGGGCGAGTTCATCCCGGTCGCCGAGGAGACCGGCCTGATCGGCGAGCTCGGCGCCTGGGCGCTGGACCGCGCGCTCGCCGAGGTCACCGCCCACAACCGCAGCACCGGCGCCGGGCTGCGGGTCTGGGTGAACGTGTCGCCCCGGCAGTTCGCCGCGGGGCAGGACCGGGCCGACCTCATCACCCTGGTCGTGGACCTGCTCGCGGCGTACGACGCGCCCGCGAGCTGGCTCGGCATCGAGGTCACGGAGAGCGCGCTCGCCGACGACGCCCGCGCGGTGCCGATGCTGCGGGCGCTACGGGAGCTCGGCGTCGGCGTCGCCATCGACGACTTCGGCACCGGGTACTCCTCGCTGTCCCGCCTGCACGACTACCCCGTCACGCTGCTCAAGATCGACCAGTCGTTCGTGCAGGAGCTCGGCGGATCCGGAGCGGCCGGGCCGCGGGCGGCGGGCGTCGTCGAGGCGGTCGTCGCGCTGGGCCGGTCGCTGGGCGCCGACGTCATCGCCGAGGGCGTGGAGGACGAGGCCCGGTACGCCGCGCTGCGCTCGCTGGGCTGCGACCTCGCGCAGGGCTACCTGTTCGGCAGGCCCTGCGCCTTCGCCGACGCCGTCCGCCCGGTCGAGGTGCCGGGGCCGGTGCTCCCGGGCATGGTCGGGGCGAGGCTGCCCGGGCCGCGCTGA
- a CDS encoding type II toxin-antitoxin system VapB family antitoxin — protein MIFKSVGEGRPYPDHGLVTPKQWADVPPRQVRLDELVTTKRTLNLDNLLSEDSTFYGDLFAHVVQWRGVLYLEDGLHRAVRAALQQRPVLHARVLVIESDER, from the coding sequence GTGATCTTCAAGTCCGTGGGCGAGGGCAGGCCCTACCCCGACCACGGCCTGGTCACGCCCAAGCAGTGGGCCGACGTGCCGCCGCGCCAGGTGCGCCTGGACGAGCTGGTCACCACCAAGCGCACGCTGAACCTGGACAACCTGCTGTCCGAGGACTCGACCTTCTACGGCGACCTGTTCGCGCACGTCGTGCAGTGGCGCGGCGTCCTCTACCTGGAGGACGGCCTGCACCGCGCGGTGCGCGCCGCCCTGCAGCAGCGGCCCGTGCTGCACGCGCGTGTCCTCGTGATCGAGTCCGATGAGCGCTGA
- a CDS encoding LytR C-terminal domain-containing protein, with the protein MSADRTPDAARQRRRRHTRERQAVVFGVLLGGLAVAAFGAAAVYTGNVSLPFLSRDFSSPEPTGLAAVNSPCPPEGATPVPYGQVTVNVLNGTTRVGLAGDTASALSSRGFVIGQQLNASQMGYTTYSGNALIQFGTQGVAAAYTVAAQFDTPQLVLDTREDASVDVVVGSTYNALVAAADVVLVADQPFAVPEGCIALDQVTPVAQATPPPATEEPATEEQPAAEG; encoded by the coding sequence ATGAGCGCTGACCGCACGCCGGACGCCGCGCGCCAGCGCCGCCGCCGGCACACCCGGGAGCGCCAGGCCGTCGTGTTCGGCGTGCTGCTCGGCGGCCTGGCCGTCGCCGCGTTCGGCGCCGCGGCCGTGTACACCGGCAACGTCTCGCTGCCGTTCCTGTCCCGGGACTTCTCGTCGCCCGAGCCGACCGGCCTCGCGGCCGTGAACTCGCCGTGCCCTCCGGAGGGCGCGACGCCCGTGCCGTACGGCCAGGTCACCGTCAACGTGCTCAACGGCACCACGCGGGTCGGGCTCGCCGGGGACACCGCCTCGGCCCTGTCGTCGCGCGGCTTCGTCATCGGGCAGCAGCTCAACGCGAGCCAGATGGGGTACACCACGTACAGCGGCAACGCGCTCATCCAGTTCGGCACCCAGGGCGTCGCCGCCGCCTACACGGTCGCCGCGCAGTTCGACACCCCGCAGCTGGTGCTGGACACCCGCGAGGACGCGTCGGTCGACGTCGTCGTCGGCTCGACGTACAACGCGCTGGTGGCGGCCGCCGACGTCGTGCTGGTCGCGGACCAGCCGTTCGCCGTGCCTGAGGGGTGCATCGCCCTCGACCAGGTCACCCCGGTCGCGCAGGCCACCCCGCCGCCCGCCACGGAGGAGCCGGCGACCGAGGAGCAGCCCGCGGCCGAGGGCTGA
- a CDS encoding uracil-xanthine permease family protein, whose product MSAIGWRVHGDGRRVEPGAVVAPDERLSWPRTIGIGMQHVVAMFGATFLVPLLTGFSPATTLLFSAIGTVVFLLVTGNRLPSYLGSSFAFIGPIVAATASGGQSAAVGGILATGLLLAAIGLVVHLAGSRWIDVVMPPVVTGTVVALIGFNLAPTAWGTCDETGACSGFRAAPVTAIVTLGAIVLSAVLFRGILGRLSILVGVVVGYVVATLRGEVDFTAVGEAAWFGLPHFVAPTFEPRLLGLFLPVVFVLIAENVGHVKSVAAMTGKDLDPLTGRALLADGLATTFAGLGGGSGTTTYAENIGVMAATKVYSTAAYWVAAATALVLSMSPKFGELINTIPAGVLGGATTVLYGMIGVLGARIWVQNKVDFSDPVNLTTAAVALVVGIANYTWAVGDLTFEGIALGTAAAIGVYHVMRGVARWRGTSQEPASPASVPGGVELER is encoded by the coding sequence GTGAGCGCGATCGGCTGGCGGGTGCACGGCGACGGCAGGAGGGTCGAGCCGGGAGCGGTCGTCGCCCCCGACGAGCGGCTGTCCTGGCCCCGGACCATCGGCATCGGCATGCAGCACGTCGTGGCGATGTTCGGCGCGACCTTCCTGGTGCCGCTGCTCACGGGCTTCTCCCCGGCGACGACGCTGCTGTTCTCCGCGATCGGCACCGTGGTGTTCCTGCTGGTGACCGGCAACCGGCTGCCGTCCTACCTGGGCTCGAGCTTCGCGTTCATCGGCCCGATCGTCGCCGCCACCGCCTCCGGCGGGCAGTCCGCGGCCGTCGGCGGCATCCTCGCCACCGGCCTGCTGCTCGCGGCGATCGGCCTGGTCGTGCACCTCGCGGGCTCGCGGTGGATCGACGTCGTCATGCCGCCGGTGGTGACGGGCACCGTGGTCGCGCTGATCGGCTTCAACCTCGCGCCGACGGCGTGGGGCACCTGCGACGAGACCGGGGCCTGCAGCGGCTTCCGCGCCGCCCCCGTGACCGCGATCGTGACGCTCGGGGCGATCGTGCTGTCCGCGGTGCTGTTCCGCGGCATCCTCGGGCGGCTGTCGATCCTGGTCGGCGTCGTGGTCGGGTACGTCGTCGCCACCCTGCGCGGCGAGGTCGACTTCACCGCGGTCGGCGAGGCCGCCTGGTTCGGCCTGCCGCACTTCGTGGCCCCGACGTTCGAGCCGCGGCTGCTCGGCCTGTTCCTGCCCGTCGTGTTCGTGCTGATCGCGGAGAACGTCGGCCACGTGAAGTCCGTCGCCGCCATGACCGGCAAGGACCTGGACCCGCTGACCGGCCGCGCGCTCCTCGCCGACGGCCTCGCCACCACGTTCGCGGGCCTCGGCGGCGGCTCCGGCACGACCACCTACGCGGAGAACATCGGCGTGATGGCGGCGACCAAGGTCTACTCCACCGCCGCCTACTGGGTGGCCGCGGCGACCGCGCTGGTGCTCAGCATGTCGCCCAAGTTCGGCGAGCTCATCAACACGATCCCGGCCGGCGTCCTCGGCGGGGCGACGACGGTGCTCTACGGGATGATCGGCGTGCTCGGCGCCCGGATCTGGGTGCAGAACAAGGTCGACTTCTCGGACCCGGTGAACCTGACGACCGCCGCGGTCGCGCTGGTGGTCGGCATCGCCAACTACACCTGGGCCGTGGGCGACCTGACGTTCGAGGGCATCGCGCTGGGCACCGCCGCCGCGATCGGGGTCTACCACGTCATGCGGGGCGTGGCCCGGTGGCGCGGCACCAGCCAGGAGCCGGCGTCGCCGGCGTCGGTCCCGGGCGGGGTCGAGCTGGAGCGCTGA